The DNA region GTAGAATCCCTGTATCAGGTCTGCACCGAGAATTATAGCGACTCTCAACTCATCGGAGGTCTCAACGCCCTCAGCAAGTGCAAGTATGTCGTTATCATGGCAGAAGTTTATTATCTCCTTGACAAAGTGCTGTTTCTGGGGTTTTATCTGTATATCGCTGATGAGTGCCCTGTCTATCTTTACGAAGTTAGGCATATACCTCAGCAGGTTGTTAATGTTTGAATAGCCTGAACCATAGTCGTCAACAGCGATCTTTATATTGCGGCGCTGAAGTATATCTTTCAGTCTCTCCAGATCTTCATCGCCAAGCTCGGCTTCTTCGGTCAGTTCAACTACCACTGAATCCGAAAGCTTTTCAAGGTAGCCCTTAACGATTTCAAGGTCGTCATCTTCAAGCATTATGCCGGGGATGCTGTTTATGAATATCTTGGCTTTGCCAAGCTTGTCCTGATTGTTTTCCACGATCTTCAGCACGTTCATGAATGTCGATCTTTCGATATCCACCAGTCTGTGCTGCATATCCGCGTACCGAACGATCGTCAGCGGCGGCAGGTTTCTCTCGGTGTCAGAGCGCATCAATGCCTCATATGAGAATACCGAGCCGTCCTTGGTGCTTACTATCGGCTGAAATTTGTATGTAAAAAGATTGTTGTCCAGTATCTGTGTTACAAGCTGATAGTCGGCTTTTTCTTCGCTGTCAAGATTTTCGTAAGCCGCATTTATCGCCGCAAACTTGGAACTTTTAAGATTATTCAGCTGTTCCTGTATGCGGTTCGCTTCAAGATATCTTCTCAGTGCTTCAAGTCCCTTTGCTACCAGCATTATCCACTTGCGGTATACATCATCATAGCTTCTTGCTTTGTTGCCGTATTCCACTGCCGCATACCCGAAGCAGGCATTCTCGGAAAATACAGGCGTGAAGAAAACAGCCCTTGGCTTTTCACGCTCTTCAAAAAGGTCAGGGAGAAGCTTGCAGCTGTCAAAGGTAACATCAAGTCCTGCAATACCGTCTTTAAAGCTTTTATTGAACCTGACAGCGTATATCATCTTGTCGGGATAGCCGTCGTTGCCGTAATGAACATCATTGCTTTTGCCCATGTATCTCCACAGATCCCCAAGGCAGAGGTGGAAATTCTCTGCACCCAGCTGAAAAGCATAGGAATATACTGTCCCTGCAAATCCCGAGAGGTCGGTCTGAGATATGAGGTCGTCAGCCATCGTATTGTTTACCGAATCAAAACCTTCCTGAGATATGACGGTGCCCCACTCACCGCGTCGAACGCTTATTTTGGGGATATCTTCATGTATGCATCCGCAGCTTTCGCCCATGAAAAGCTTCGGCGGCGTATAAAACAGGGGAGTTTCCCTTCCTGCAAATCTGTCAGCCATATACCCCGCTGAATATTCGCCCAGGTCTTCCGCGGGAATAAATGCAGATGTCACAGGCTTTGGCGAGGTATGACCTTCGATAGTGGAATCGTAGCTTACCACCGCGATATCTTTGGGTACTGATATGCCCCTTTCCTCAAATGCCTGACAAAGACCTATCGCCATACAGTCGTTTGCACATAACACAGCATCGGGAAGCTTTCTGCCCCCCGCAAGCAGGCGGTCAGCACAAAGTTCGCCGCTGAGATACCAGAAATCTCCATATATTATCCTGTCTTCGGGCAGAGAAAGACCATGTTTTTTTAGCGCAGATTCCACCGCACGCAGACGCTGCTGAGAGTGTTCGTGCCACTGCTTGCCGCAGAGAAAAGCGATATCTCTTGCACCGTGTACCTTAACAAGATGGTTTATAAGGGATTCAATGGATTCCCGACAGTCGGAGTAAACACTTGGGAAGTATTTGCTTTTGGATTCTATCATCAGAACGGGTTTATGGAAGTTCTTGTGCAGCCATTCGTCCAGTTCTTCAGCCGCACCCGCAGTCTGTATAGTATCCGCAAGAACTACT from Ruminococcus albus AD2013 includes:
- a CDS encoding EAL domain-containing protein gives rise to the protein MTNNRKHIALFVGQADESYQSRFITGFLKNAFALDMDVCVFSMYHKYQNTAIREKGESNIFTLMRPELFDGAVVLADTIQTAGAAEELDEWLHKNFHKPVLMIESKSKYFPSVYSDCRESIESLINHLVKVHGARDIAFLCGKQWHEHSQQRLRAVESALKKHGLSLPEDRIIYGDFWYLSGELCADRLLAGGRKLPDAVLCANDCMAIGLCQAFEERGISVPKDIAVVSYDSTIEGHTSPKPVTSAFIPAEDLGEYSAGYMADRFAGRETPLFYTPPKLFMGESCGCIHEDIPKISVRRGEWGTVISQEGFDSVNNTMADDLISQTDLSGFAGTVYSYAFQLGAENFHLCLGDLWRYMGKSNDVHYGNDGYPDKMIYAVRFNKSFKDGIAGLDVTFDSCKLLPDLFEEREKPRAVFFTPVFSENACFGYAAVEYGNKARSYDDVYRKWIMLVAKGLEALRRYLEANRIQEQLNNLKSSKFAAINAAYENLDSEEKADYQLVTQILDNNLFTYKFQPIVSTKDGSVFSYEALMRSDTERNLPPLTIVRYADMQHRLVDIERSTFMNVLKIVENNQDKLGKAKIFINSIPGIMLEDDDLEIVKGYLEKLSDSVVVELTEEAELGDEDLERLKDILQRRNIKIAVDDYGSGYSNINNLLRYMPNFVKIDRALISDIQIKPQKQHFVKEIINFCHDNDILALAEGVETSDELRVAIILGADLIQGFYTGKPSREFIGEINENVRKEIAAYHSEFVAGDNVQRYIAGKTNRVSLSALTKESISEIVVGKGAMIYKDITFYGTPGAKSNLHISIENGYKGRITLENITLTNSGKCPAVEVGENSDVTLVLSGDNILMNSGIIVPKTSKLTIEGDGNMVIVLNSPEFFGIGNLPDQATGELIFAQSGTIEIKGHGSTGVCIGGGDGGKVRMFSGQYILSTNGSRTVGIGSLSGDANVLIDSSNIIIDFNSQEGAAIGSVTGSSKISISKCAFKLRGDGSEMVGLGSLRGETAQVSVDISSLNMDIGGISLTGIGALRGTTRCEIFSTIVKFTLSGVDSLAVGGYSDDTFIRMNRCDAKWDIRNNLDTDCFADEENFRIINGSGRFIVNGKEIIRKNSID